From the genome of Vibrio porteresiae DSM 19223, one region includes:
- a CDS encoding cytochrome c1, with protein sequence MKTLWIILFGCCAILPFETYALMAANNDLGDQASLRRGAQYYSQYCLSCHGLQYQRYRTVAHDLAIDKHTLRRSIIIDPNVRWTEPMQSVLSKQNMQEWLGVAAPDLSLVTKQHSVDWLYTYLHQFYRDEQRPLGVNNLLVPNVMMPNVLEWLQGSQVAVRKEQGQMTLSASSTGTLSKAEYDQLVRDLVNYLAYAAEPKQQEQQQLGIWVIGFLLIFTILSLFLKKEYWRDVH encoded by the coding sequence ATGAAAACATTATGGATAATTCTATTTGGTTGCTGTGCCATATTGCCATTTGAAACCTATGCCTTAATGGCAGCCAATAATGACCTTGGTGACCAAGCATCTCTAAGAAGAGGGGCTCAATACTATTCACAATACTGTCTAAGTTGTCATGGCTTGCAATACCAACGCTATCGCACTGTTGCTCATGATTTAGCTATTGATAAACACACCTTACGTCGGAGCATCATTATTGATCCCAATGTCCGCTGGACAGAGCCGATGCAAAGCGTGTTATCGAAGCAAAATATGCAAGAATGGTTAGGTGTAGCGGCGCCTGATCTCTCGCTTGTGACAAAACAGCACTCTGTAGATTGGCTTTATACCTATCTCCATCAGTTTTATCGTGATGAGCAGCGACCACTTGGGGTTAATAATCTCTTGGTTCCGAATGTCATGATGCCGAACGTGTTGGAGTGGTTACAAGGAAGCCAGGTGGCCGTGCGCAAAGAGCAAGGCCAAATGACCTTATCTGCTAGTAGCACAGGAACGTTGAGCAAGGCGGAATATGATCAGTTGGTACGCGATCTTGTGAACTATCTTGCGTATGCTGCTGAACCTAAACAACAAGAGCAGCAACAACTTGGTATTTGGGTCATAGGTTTTTTACTGATATTTACTATACTCTCACTGTTCCTCAAGAAAGAATATTGGCGTGATGTGCACTAA
- the petA gene encoding ubiquinol-cytochrome c reductase iron-sulfur subunit, with protein sequence MDNDTTDRLSRRRFLTASTSVVGALGVAAFSVPFIRAWQPNRKAQIAAAPIEVDISKLEDGQLIRVQWQGKPVWIVRRPAVMIAALLKPDERLLDPLSLQKQQPDYAQNSLRSIRPEIFVAVGICTHLGCSPTYLPQTLSDHITNVQSGFFCPCHGSSFDMAGRVFAGGPASLNLAVPKYRYLSANRLLIGKDEGEVT encoded by the coding sequence ATGGATAATGACACGACAGATCGTCTCTCTAGACGGCGCTTTCTCACTGCCAGCACTTCGGTTGTGGGGGCGTTGGGTGTGGCCGCATTTTCTGTCCCTTTTATTCGTGCGTGGCAACCTAATCGTAAAGCTCAGATCGCTGCGGCACCCATTGAGGTGGATATTTCTAAACTTGAAGATGGGCAGTTGATCCGCGTGCAGTGGCAAGGTAAACCTGTTTGGATTGTTCGGCGTCCGGCAGTGATGATTGCTGCTCTTTTAAAGCCTGATGAGCGGCTTCTTGATCCCCTCTCTTTACAAAAACAACAGCCAGACTATGCGCAAAATTCATTGCGTTCGATTCGCCCTGAGATCTTTGTTGCCGTTGGCATCTGTACGCATTTGGGCTGTTCACCGACGTATTTACCTCAGACACTGAGTGATCATATTACTAACGTACAGAGTGGTTTTTTTTGTCCTTGCCATGGTTCTAGTTTTGATATGGCTGGGCGCGTTTTTGCTGGTGGTCCCGCCTCTTTAAATTTGGCCGTACCGAAATATCGTTATTTATCCGCCAATCGACTCCTTATTGGTAAAGACGAAGGAGAGGTCACTTGA
- a CDS encoding cytochrome b, with product MSRLVNWIDARLPVKEAFRKHASQYPIPKNINIWWLFGSLSLLILLNQILTGLWLAMSYQPTVEQAFASIEEIMRDVDYGWLLRYLHVVGASAFFVVIYLHIFRGLLYGSYKKPRELVWLIGMAAFLVMMAEAFMGYLLPWGQMSYWGAQVITSLFSAIPVVGDSLANWIRGDFVVSGITLSRFFAFHVIGLPLILLLLVYLHIIALHQVGSNNPDGIETKLPKGSSNEQSQFTFHSSYTQEHDIVDCVPFYPYGVLKDLVGIGIFLILFSYILFFHPGLDGYFLEANNYIPANPMQTPEHIAPLWYFTPFYAVLRAVPDKLLGVIAMMMAVMVLFFLPWLDRGEVRSFRYRSRLHQWNLVLLTISFIGLGILGSLPVTWLNTLLARVFSLGYFMFFVLLFFYSKHETTRPLPNRVTMK from the coding sequence ATGTCACGCTTAGTTAATTGGATTGATGCTCGATTGCCGGTTAAAGAGGCTTTTCGTAAGCATGCTTCGCAATATCCGATACCCAAAAACATCAATATTTGGTGGTTGTTTGGTTCCTTATCTTTGCTGATTTTGCTCAATCAAATATTGACTGGATTGTGGTTAGCCATGAGTTATCAGCCAACGGTCGAACAAGCATTTGCCTCAATTGAAGAGATCATGCGTGATGTCGATTATGGTTGGTTATTACGTTATCTCCATGTGGTGGGGGCGTCGGCATTCTTTGTCGTTATTTATCTGCATATTTTTCGAGGCTTGTTATACGGTTCTTATAAAAAGCCAAGAGAGTTAGTGTGGCTTATCGGTATGGCCGCCTTTTTGGTAATGATGGCGGAAGCCTTTATGGGGTATCTATTACCTTGGGGGCAGATGTCTTATTGGGGCGCGCAGGTGATAACGTCTTTGTTTAGCGCTATCCCTGTGGTAGGAGACTCACTGGCTAATTGGATTCGTGGCGACTTTGTGGTGTCAGGTATTACCTTGAGCCGCTTTTTTGCTTTTCACGTAATTGGCTTACCTTTAATTTTGTTACTGTTGGTTTATCTGCATATTATCGCTTTGCATCAAGTGGGCTCCAATAATCCTGATGGTATTGAGACGAAATTGCCGAAAGGGAGTTCGAATGAACAAAGCCAATTTACGTTCCATTCCAGTTATACTCAAGAGCATGATATCGTCGATTGCGTTCCCTTTTATCCTTATGGCGTATTAAAGGATCTCGTCGGTATTGGGATTTTCCTGATATTGTTTAGTTATATACTGTTTTTTCATCCTGGCTTAGATGGGTATTTTTTAGAAGCTAATAACTATATTCCAGCCAATCCGATGCAAACTCCAGAGCATATCGCACCGCTTTGGTACTTCACCCCGTTCTATGCGGTACTGCGTGCTGTACCAGATAAGCTACTGGGCGTAATTGCCATGATGATGGCGGTAATGGTGCTGTTTTTCTTGCCTTGGCTTGATAGAGGGGAGGTACGTTCTTTCCGTTATCGCAGCCGTCTTCACCAATGGAATTTGGTGTTGTTAACTATTAGCTTTATTGGCTTAGGGATATTAGGTAGCCTGCCGGTTACTTGGCTTAATACATTACTGGCAAGAGTTTTTAGTTTGGGGTATTTCATGTTTTTTGTGCTGCTCTTTTTTTACAGCAAACATGAAACAACACGTCCTCTACCCAATAGGGTGACGATGAAATGA
- the rpsI gene encoding 30S ribosomal protein S9, which produces MAENQYYGTGRRKSSAARVFIKPGSGNIVINKRSLDEYFGRPTSRMVVKQPLELVDMVEKLDLYITVKGGGISGQAGAIRHGITRALMEYDESLRPALRAAGYVTRDARRVERKKVGLRKARRRPQFSKR; this is translated from the coding sequence ATGGCAGAGAATCAATACTACGGCACTGGCCGTCGCAAAAGCTCAGCTGCACGTGTTTTCATCAAACCAGGCAGCGGCAACATCGTAATCAACAAGCGTAGTCTTGATGAATACTTCGGTCGTCCAACTTCTCGTATGGTTGTTAAACAACCTCTAGAGCTAGTTGATATGGTTGAAAAACTAGACCTATACATCACTGTTAAAGGTGGTGGTATTTCTGGTCAAGCAGGTGCTATCCGTCACGGTATCACTCGCGCTCTTATGGAATACGATGAGTCTCTACGTCCTGCTCTACGCGCAGCTGGCTACGTTACTCGTGACGCACGTCGCGTTGAACGTAAGAAAGTTGGTCTACGTAAAGCACGTCGTCGTCCACAGTTCTCTAAACGTTAA